Proteins from a single region of Acanthochromis polyacanthus isolate Apoly-LR-REF ecotype Palm Island chromosome 11, KAUST_Apoly_ChrSc, whole genome shotgun sequence:
- the myclb gene encoding protein L-Myc-1b: MPGISSTAPRYESWDMDHLDHYQHYFYDDHDPDEDFFKSTAPSEDIWKKFELVPTPPMSPIRAVEGSGRVGLLCPSLGDKLEWVSQFLGQEDEQQQQQQQQQDLPCRLTTANDSFGNLSSIIIQDCMWSGFSAGQQLERVVGERCASCPGTAAKVAAGSAVASPGRVQGAAPADTSALSGLAADCVDPAAVLTFPLTGGCKKQVSSGSESHTDSSDDEDDKDEDEEEIDVVTVEHKQQRKPRRLVNTRKPVTITVRADPFDPGMKRFHISIHQQQHNYAAPSPDTLPTPAEPPRKRVRQEASTQVTQPHQNSHYQQPRPGHAPLNLDSRKSHVTAAGVRSESPNLSASSPTSSSSPSSPPSSSSSHHQSSPSKPHSFHHLSSPQSSDCEDTDKRKAHNFLERKRRNDLRSRFLSLRDEIPGLADCPKTPKVAILTRATEYLQQLHASERQKTQERKQLKARQLQLLQRLAQLKRS, translated from the exons ATGCCGGGCATCAGCTCCACCGCGCCTCGTTATGAGAGCTGGGACATGGACCACCTCGACCACTACCAGCATTATTTCTACGACGACCACGACCCGGACGAGGATTTCTTCAAGTCCACTGCGCCCAGCGAGGACATCTGGAAGAAATTCGAGCTGGTGCCGACCCCGCCCATGTCCCCCATCCGGGCGGTGGAAGGGTCGGGCAGGGTCGGGCTGCTGTGCCCGTCTCTGGGGGATAAACTGGAGTGGGTCTCTCAGTTCTTGGGGCAGGAggacgagcagcagcagcagcaacaacagcagcaggacCTGCCCTGCAGACTGACCACAGCCAACGACTCCTTCGGGAACCTGAGCTCCATCATCATCCAGGACTGCATGTGGAGCGGCTTCTCGGCCGGACAGCAGCTGGAGAGAGTAGTAGGGGAGCGCTGCGCCTCCTGTCCCGGGACGGCTGCCAAAGTCGCCGCCGGGTCTGCAGTCGCATCCCCGGGGAGGGTGCAGGGTGCAGCCCCCGCAGACACCTCGGCCCTGAGCGGCTTGGCTGCGGACTGCGTGGACCCGGCTGCGGTGCTGACCTTCCCGTTAACCGGTGGATGCAAGAAACAAGTGTCCTCCGGTTCTGAGTCACACACCGACTCATCAG atgatgaagatgacaaagatgaggatgaggaggagattGATGTGGTGACGGTGGAGCACAAGCAGCAGCGTAAACCTCGTCGTCTGGTCAACACCCGTAAGCCGGTGACCATAACGGTGCGAGCGGACCCCTTCGACCCTGGCATGAAGCGTTTCCACATTTCCATCCACCAACAGCAGCACAACTACGCTGCCCCCTCCCCGGACACTCTGCCGACGCCGGCCGAGCCGCCACGCAAGAGAGTCCGGCAGGAGGCCTCCACTCAGGTGACCCAGCCCCACCAGAACTCTCACTACCAGCAGCCCCGGCCGGGCCACGCCCCCCTGAACTTGGACAGCAGAAAGTCTCACGTGACGGCGGCGGGAGTCAGGTCGGAGTCCCCTAACCTCAGCGCCTCGTCTCCTACCTCCTCCTCGTCGCCTTCATCTcccccctcttcttcctcctcccatCATCAAAGCTCCCCCTCCAAGCCCCACTCCTTCCACCACCTCTCCAGCCCCCAGTCGTCTGACTGCGAGGACACAGACAAACGCAAGGCGCACAACTTCCTGGAGCGCAAGCGACGAAATGACCTGCGCTCGCGGTTTCTGTCACTGCGGGACGAGATCCCGGGCTTAGCGGACTGCCCCAAGACTCCAAAAGTGGCGATCCTGACCCGGGCCACGGAgtacctgcagcagctgcacgCCAGCGAGAGGCAGAAGACTCAGGAGAGGAAGCAGCTGAAAGCCaggcagctgcagctgctgcagaggcTGGCTCAGCTCAAAAGGTCCTGA